A window of Panicum virgatum strain AP13 chromosome 8K, P.virgatum_v5, whole genome shotgun sequence contains these coding sequences:
- the LOC120644678 gene encoding uncharacterized protein LOC120644678 yields the protein MMVKGNKGNVLGVTVDDVVNWCGSELAAMPPKVVAVLLLLNLRPPRIANLTNSASGRKLLLGAKVVLSIWLISYMASQPWGLPYPFNWYYSFLGRAFTILVLSISSIQDAADGCIDFWIDTFLHICFVGEIFTTFSIVSNGLQTFLAMLVMLLMGNLQIPAAVARVVLSSSRLHMVALAHRVYPKGSNPNLVPSLLVFYVMVLCQGTFYIVACILEIFSFFLRRSLAHHSGFRGQWGVRATDLYYQRVYTTCMETGVFAQGNMISLVSFAIKSLGSCSHEFQLAGVRVLDSLLQRRDSSKELITSEVTKSNKAVTILIGMLGRTAVRDKHIRLFAARVTAELASSLRIAVVPGLLSLVSSLLDAEKQPAEQPSLSLVAHGSKNDGMNIGDSPSGRSSSAQATAGDEIAGGNVRNEPSMQDHLSQAAGGNEESSILVNQLAGQESSEQSDYRNGENEGNRPARGQSVQEGNAGLCHWLHQRWRLIKEMCSFEEELPVTHQDSLPVLGMQILERLAYDLGNRSEISRATGLISNIIELISYSIVTANSNEEHQKALACLSLNLLRNLANTGEKIGSELRRELWANPLLLRKLAGIMEDSRSGPEVWEPAMDIIAKLAWDEEARQEIGSAQVITGKLMHAFLGRRGEDTSMYYDQPLRMVAGEALAYLSIGSAANCSAILKEPGYDVIKDLKDMLCGIEYRYLAASIIKSLCTHCTDELRRHSSREQLSSALPMVMETIISTQGKQLEILISLASQICNVIPELPDVFGMQSQVDVTSFVHKMMCTLHENMLPSPEYPRMRRVIIEMAISILELYPRYATIFRENGMMDALSKVESTTPSKVEKYQVFFGNVGVILESGVPLPVLVVKAKGLIGSTTQGLEITVLPMGMGRCGILPNE from the exons ATGATGGTCAAAGGCAACAAGGGCAATGTTCTAGGGGTCACTGTGGATGATGTAGTAAACTGGTGCGGTTCCGAGTTAGCAGCAATGCCGCCAAAGGTCGTcgcagtgctgctgctgctcaacttGAGGCCCCCAAGGATTGCCAACCTAACAAACAGCGCTTCTGGCCGTAAGCTGCTACTTGGGGCCAAAGTGGTTCTATCCATATGGTTAATAAGTTATATGGCGTCACAGCCATGGGGTCTACCGTATCCTTTCAACTGGTATTACTCCTTTCTGGGCAGGGCATTCACTATATTGGTGCTATCAATTAGCAGCATACAAGATGCGGCAGATGGTTGCATTGACTTCTGGATTGACACCTTCCTGCATATATGTTTCGTTGGGGAAATTTTCACAACATTTTCCATAGTAAGCAACGGGCTCCAAACTTTTCTTGCAATGCTAGTGATGCTACTGATGGGCAACCTGCAGATACCAGCAGCCGTCGCACGGGTTGTGCTCTCGTCATCGCGCCTTCACATGGTAGCTCTAGCTCACCGTGTTTACCCAAAGGGCAGTAATCCAAACCTGGTGCCGTCACTGTTGGTTTTCTACGTGATGGTGCTATGTCAAGGGACATTCTACATCGTGGCGTGCATATTGGagatcttctccttcttccttcgCAGATCCCTTGCCCATCACTCCGGGTTCAGGGGCCAGTGGGGAGTCAGAGCGACCGATCTTTACTACCAGCGTGTCTACACAACATGCATGGAGACTGGTGTATTTGCTCAAGGGAACATGATCAGCCTTGTCAGCTTCGCCATCAAGTCCCTGGGCTCCTGCTCACACGAATTtcagctcgccggagttcgtgtTCTTGACAGCCTCCTGCAACGGAGGGACTCCAGCAAAGAGCTCATCACCTCAGAAGTCACCAAATCTAACAAAGCAGTGACCATTTTGATCGGCATGCTTGGTCGGACAGCTGTGCGAGACAAGCATATCAGACTGTTTGCTGCTAGGGTCACCGCCGAGCTTGCTAGCAGCCTCAGAATCGCCGTGGTTCCCGGCCTGCTGAGTTTGGTTTCTTCACTGCTTGATGCCGAAAAGCAGCCAGCAGAGCAACCCTCCCTGTCCCTGGTAGCCCATGGATCTAAAAACGATGGGATGAACATTGGCGATAGTCCATCAGGGCGGAGCTCCTCTGCCCAGGCCACTGCTGGAGACGAAATTGCTGGAGGCAATGTCAGAAATGAACCAAGCATGCAAGACCACTTGTCTCAGGCTGCCGGCGGCAACGAAGAGAGTAGTATATTGGTTAATCAACTAGCAGGGCAAGAATCTTCAGAACAATCCGATTACAGAAATGGAGAGAATGAAGGTAACCGACCAGCACGAGGTCAGTCTGTGCAAGAAGGCAATGCTGGATTGTGCCACTGGTTACACCAGCGTTGGAGGCTGATAAAAGAGATGTGTTCCTTCGAGGAAGAGCTCCCAGTGACGCATCAGGATTCCCTCCCGGTACTCGGCATGCAAATTCTCGAGAGGCTTGCTTATGATCTTGGCAACCGTTCAGAAATCAGCAGAGCCACGGGCCTCATCTCAAATATCATAGAGTTGATAAGCTACAGCATCGTCACGGCAAATAGTAACGAGGAGCATCAGAAAGCCCTGGCATGTTTATCGCTGAATTTGCTGAGGAATCTTGCAAACACGGGCGAGAAAATCGGTTCAGAGCTCCGGCGAGAGTTGTGGGCGAATCCCTTGCTGCTGCGCAAGCTCGCAGGTATCATGGAGGACAGCCGCAGCGGCCCTGAAGTATGGGAGCCTGCGATGGATATCATAGCCAAGCTGGCATGGGACGAGGAAGCGAGGCAGGAGATTGGCAGCGCTCAAGTGATTACTGGAAAACTGATGCATGCATTTCTTGGCCGGAGAGGGGAGGATACCAGCATGTATTATGATCAGCCGTTGCGGATGGTTGCAGGGGAAGCACTGGCTTATCTTTCGATAGGAAGCGCTGCCAACTGCTCGGCTATCTTGAAGGAACCGGGATATGACGTTATCAAGGACCTCAAGGACATGCTTTGTGGCATTGAGTACAGATACCTCGCAGCAAGTATAATAAAGAGTCTCTGTACGCACTGCACAGATGAGCTGCGGCGTCACAGCTCAAGGGAGCAACTTTCATCTGCCTTGCCAATG GTGATGGAAACAATAATATCTACGCAAGGCAAACAACTAGAGATTCTAATCAGCCTCGCTTCGCAAATATGCAACGTCATTCCTGAACTACCCGATGTCTTCGGTATGCAATCACAAGTCGATGTTACATCATTTGTCCACAAGATGATGTGTACGCTGCACGAAAACATGCTACCAAGTCCTGAGTATCCAAGGATGAGAAGGGTCATTATTGAGATGGCAATATCCATCTTGGAGTTATATCCTCGCTATGCAACCATCTTCAGAGAAAACGGAATGATGGATGCGTTGTCCAAGGTAGAGAGTACCACCCCATCGAAAGTCGAAAAGTACCAGGTATTCTTTGGCAACGTAGGAGTGATATTGGAGAGTGGTGTACCTCTGCCAGTCCTTGTGGTCAAAGCAAAAGGACTAATTGGTTCTACAACTCAGGGCCTAGAGATTACAGTTTTACCCATGGGTATGGGTAGATGCGGTATCCTACCCAATGAGTAA